The Gilliamella apicola genome window below encodes:
- a CDS encoding type VI immunity family protein, which translates to MQDKLQKLLDEYQENYNRFTYGHYLDPNNIEDAIKTGLVGCYYLDQGYLPEKRQAIGQVLALYDKYWGNKLKFGFFDGDSNQLHPYQQFSIDKKQDLINNYALDVLNFYWSNVDNLEFVPEYLIKTFSEPEWHEKLHQYISYVQLYLPISELKEFGVEQLIALNQQISEILQPMHGFFGLGIQHSHEYYDYQYLEYELAHQFLGLDISNVEADKDFREGFKCINWLTILSDQLITDKLGSLEALKEHNNDNEIRFYPYSGGVVVRAGEVPELGDVASNPYPKHYVNVNALLKPARAPKLGSLGFGSINGEIRFNNRTSKEWQCRFDDVEATDNTVSHEPQSAKVINMDSKVRISIQTGQLCPHTGVYSAQINGKIEYRELTQGHKVEPFIDSETQQVYNDVTWQLLRREDGGNVYRN; encoded by the coding sequence ATGCAAGATAAATTACAAAAGTTATTAGATGAATATCAAGAAAACTATAACAGATTTACCTATGGTCATTATTTAGATCCCAATAATATTGAAGATGCCATAAAAACAGGTTTGGTAGGGTGTTATTACTTAGACCAGGGGTATCTACCTGAAAAGCGCCAAGCAATAGGTCAGGTTTTGGCACTATATGATAAATATTGGGGCAATAAACTAAAGTTTGGTTTTTTTGATGGAGATTCTAACCAACTGCATCCTTATCAACAATTCAGTATAGATAAAAAGCAAGATCTTATTAATAATTATGCATTAGATGTATTGAATTTTTATTGGAGTAATGTTGATAATTTAGAATTTGTTCCCGAATACCTAATTAAAACTTTTTCGGAACCAGAGTGGCATGAAAAATTACATCAGTATATAAGTTATGTTCAACTCTATTTACCTATATCCGAACTTAAAGAGTTTGGCGTAGAGCAATTAATAGCGTTAAATCAACAAATCAGCGAAATATTACAGCCAATGCATGGATTTTTTGGATTAGGTATCCAGCATAGTCATGAGTATTACGATTATCAATATTTAGAGTATGAACTGGCTCATCAGTTTTTGGGATTGGATATTTCTAATGTTGAAGCCGATAAGGACTTTAGGGAAGGTTTTAAATGTATCAACTGGTTAACCATACTAAGTGACCAACTTATAACCGATAAATTAGGCAGTCTTGAGGCGTTAAAAGAGCATAATAATGATAACGAGATCCGGTTTTATCCTTACTCAGGAGGCGTGGTTGTTCGGGCAGGTGAGGTTCCTGAACTCGGTGATGTAGCAAGCAACCCCTATCCTAAGCACTATGTTAATGTTAATGCTTTATTAAAACCCGCACGAGCACCAAAGCTTGGCTCATTAGGTTTTGGTTCAATAAACGGTGAAATTCGTTTTAATAATCGAACATCAAAAGAGTGGCAATGTCGGTTTGATGATGTAGAAGCAACGGATAATACAGTAAGTCATGAGCCACAATCAGCGAAAGTTATTAATATGGATTCAAAGGTTCGAATTAGCATACAAACCGGTCAATTATGCCCACATACGGGCGTTTATTCTGCCCAGATCAATGGCAAGATTGAGTATCGGGAGTTAACTCAAGGTCATAAAGTTGAGCCATTTATTGATAGTGAAACGCAACAAGTCTATAACGATGTAACTTGGCAACTGTTACGTCGGGAAGATGGTGGAAATGTCTATCGAAATTAA
- a CDS encoding type VI immunity family protein has translation MKNKLQKLLDEYQENYNRFTYGHYLDPNNIEDAIKTGLVGCYYLDQGYLPEKRQAIGQVLALYDKYWGDKLKFGFFDGNSNQLHPYQKFSIDKKQDLINNYALDVLNFYWSNVDNLEFVPEYLIKTFSEPEWYEKLYPDVTYVQLYLPISELKEFGVEQLIALNQQISEILQPMHGFFGLGIQHSHEYYDYQYLEYELAHQFLGLDISNVEGDEHLREGFKCINWLTILSDQLIADKLGSLEALKERNSDNEIRFYPYAGGVVVRAGEVPELGDVASNPYPKHYVNVNALLKPARAPEILSLGLGSINGEIRFNKRTSKEWQCRFDDVEATDITVSHEPQSAQIINMDSKVRISIQTGQLCPHTGVYSAQINGKIEYRELTQGHKVEPFIDSETHQVYNDVTWQLLRREDGGNVYRN, from the coding sequence ATGAAAAATAAATTACAAAAGTTATTAGATGAATATCAGGAAAACTATAACAGATTTACCTATGGTCATTATTTAGATCCCAATAATATTGAAGATGCAATAAAAACAGGCTTGGTAGGGTGTTATTATTTAGACCAAGGTTATCTACCCGAAAAGCGCCAAGCAATCGGTCAGGTTTTGGCACTATATGATAAATATTGGGGTGATAAGCTAAAGTTTGGTTTTTTTGATGGAAATTCTAACCAACTGCATCCTTATCAAAAATTCAGTATAGATAAAAAACAAGATCTTATTAATAATTATGCATTAGATGTATTGAATTTTTATTGGAGTAATGTTGATAATTTAGAATTTGTTCCAGAATATCTAATTAAAACTTTTTCAGAACCAGAATGGTATGAAAAATTATATCCAGACGTAACTTATGTTCAACTCTATTTACCTATATCCGAACTTAAAGAGTTTGGTGTAGAGCAATTAATAGCGTTAAATCAACAGATAAGCGAAATATTACAACCAATGCATGGATTTTTTGGATTAGGTATCCAGCATAGTCATGAGTATTACGATTATCAATATCTAGAGTATGAACTGGCACATCAGTTTTTGGGTTTAGATATTTCTAATGTTGAAGGTGATGAGCACCTTAGAGAAGGTTTTAAATGTATTAACTGGTTAACCATACTAAGTGACCAACTTATAGCCGATAAATTAGGCAGTCTTGAGGCGTTAAAAGAGCGTAATAGTGATAACGAGATCCGTTTTTATCCTTACGCTGGCGGTGTGGTTGTTCGGGCAGGTGAAGTGCCTGAGCTGGGTGATGTAGCAAGCAACCCCTATCCTAAGCACTATGTTAATGTAAATGCATTATTAAAACCCGCACGAGCACCAGAAATTCTTTCACTAGGTTTGGGTTCAATAAACGGTGAAATTCGATTTAACAAACGAACTTCAAAAGAGTGGCAATGTCGGTTTGATGATGTCGAAGCAACGGATATTACAGTAAGTCATGAGCCACAATCAGCGCAGATTATTAATATGGATTCAAAGGTTCGAATTAGCATACAAACTGGTCAATTATGCCCACATACGGGAGTTTATTCTGCCCAGATCAATGGCAAGATTGAGTATCGGGAGTTAACTCAAGGTCATAAAGTTGAGCCATTTATTGATAGTGAAACGCATCAAGTCTATAACGATGTAACTTGGCAACTGTTACGCCGGGAAGATGGTGGAAATGTCTATCGTAATTAA
- a CDS encoding type VI immunity family protein, which produces MKNKLQKLLDEYQENYNRFTYGHYLDPNNIEDAIKTGLVGCYYLDQGYLPEKRQAIGQVLALYDKYWGDKLKFGFFDGNPNQLHPYQKFSIDKKQDLINNYALDVLNFYWSNVDNMEFVPEYFIETFSEPEWHEKLHQYISYVQLYLPISELKEFGVEQLIALNQQICEILQPMNGFFGLGIQHSHEYYDYQYLEYELAHQFLGLDISNVEADKNFREGFKCINWLTILSDQLITDKLGSLEALKERNSDNQIRFYPYAGGVVVRAGEVPELGDVASNPYPKHYVNVNALLKPARAPEIASLGFGSINGEIRFNNRTSKEWQCRFDDVEATDITVSHEPQSAKVINMDSKVRISIQTGQLCPHTGVYSAQINGKIEYRELIQGHKVEPFIDSETQQVYNDVTWQLLRREDGGNVYRN; this is translated from the coding sequence ATGAAAAATAAATTACAAAAGTTATTAGATGAATATCAAGAAAACTATAACAGATTTACCTATGGTCATTATTTAGATCCCAATAATATTGAAGATGCAATAAAAACAGGTTTGGTAGGGTGTTATTATTTAGACCAAGGTTATCTACCCGAAAAGCGCCAAGCAATCGGTCAGGTTTTGGCACTATATGATAAATATTGGGGTGATAAACTAAAGTTTGGTTTTTTTGATGGAAACCCCAATCAACTGCATCCTTATCAAAAATTCAGTATAGATAAAAAGCAAGATCTAATTAATAATTATGCATTAGATGTGTTGAATTTTTATTGGAGTAACGTTGATAATATGGAATTTGTTCCAGAATATTTTATCGAAACCTTTTCAGAACCAGAGTGGCATGAAAAATTACATCAGTATATAAGTTATGTTCAACTCTATTTACCTATATCCGAACTTAAAGAGTTTGGTGTAGAGCAATTAATAGCGTTAAATCAACAAATCTGCGAAATATTACAGCCAATGAATGGATTTTTTGGATTAGGCATTCAGCATAGTCATGAGTATTATGATTATCAATATTTAGAATATGAACTGGCGCATCAGTTTTTGGGTTTAGATATTTCTAATGTTGAAGCCGATAAGAACTTTAGAGAGGGTTTTAAATGTATCAACTGGTTAACCATACTAAGTGACCAACTTATAACCGATAAATTAGGCAGTCTTGAGGCGTTAAAAGAGCGTAATAGTGATAACCAGATCCGTTTTTATCCATACGCAGGCGGTGTGGTTGTTCGGGCAGGAGAAGTGCCTGAGCTCGGTGATGTAGCAAGCAACCCTTATCCTAAGCACTATGTCAATGTTAATGCATTATTAAAACCCGCACGAGCGCCAGAAATTGCCTCACTAGGTTTTGGTTCAATAAACGGTGAAATTCGTTTTAATAATCGAACCTCAAAAGAGTGGCAATGTCGGTTTGATGATGTAGAAGCAACGGATATAACCGTAAGCCATGAGCCGCAATCAGCGAAAGTTATTAATATGGATTCAAAGGTTCGGATTAGCATTCAAACCGGTCAATTATGCCCACATACGGGTGTTTATTCTGCCCAGATCAATGGCAAGATTGAATATCGTGAGTTAATCCAAGGCCATAAAGTTGAGCCATTTATTGATAGTGAAACGCAACAAGTCTATAACGATGTAACTTGGCAACTATTACGTCGGGAAGATGGTGGAAATGTCTATCGTAATTAA
- a CDS encoding PTS system mannose/fructose/sorbose family transporter subunit IID: MDKAINNQSKLTKKELRQIWYRWGFTHLSSMSYEKLQAHAWAFSYIPFAEKYYKHDPEAKRRLLTRHSMFYNTEPQTGQIINGIVASMEEEIALGHNVPEELPVNIKATLMGPLAGIGDSLIQGIIVPILLSIAMGMAAGGNAIGPIFYILSYGILGPLISYISFHYGYKLGVNAIDNIIGDNVKRITDAFNVLGIMVVGGLAAGNIVLNSELEIPMGESMRSLQSVLDGIFPKILPLTMVLLAWWLVSAKQMSATKVILILTAITSVGVVIGIF; this comes from the coding sequence ATGGATAAAGCAATTAATAACCAATCAAAATTGACTAAAAAAGAGTTACGTCAAATTTGGTATCGATGGGGTTTTACACATCTATCTTCAATGAGCTATGAAAAATTACAAGCTCACGCTTGGGCGTTTTCTTATATTCCGTTTGCCGAAAAATATTACAAACATGATCCCGAAGCAAAACGCCGTTTATTAACCAGACATTCAATGTTTTATAATACCGAACCGCAAACGGGACAAATCATCAATGGTATTGTCGCCTCAATGGAAGAAGAGATAGCTTTAGGACACAACGTTCCTGAAGAATTACCGGTTAATATCAAAGCAACATTAATGGGGCCATTAGCGGGAATTGGTGATTCATTAATTCAAGGCATCATTGTTCCTATTTTGTTATCCATCGCGATGGGTATGGCAGCAGGAGGAAATGCTATAGGTCCAATCTTCTATATTTTATCGTATGGTATTTTAGGACCATTGATTTCTTACATTAGTTTCCATTACGGTTATAAACTTGGTGTAAATGCCATTGATAATATTATTGGTGATAATGTAAAACGAATTACAGATGCCTTTAATGTTCTTGGTATTATGGTGGTAGGAGGACTTGCCGCAGGGAATATTGTGCTTAATTCAGAGCTTGAAATTCCGATGGGTGAAAGTATGCGTTCATTACAAAGTGTACTGGATGGTATATTCCCTAAAATTCTACCATTAACTATGGTATTACTGGCTTGGTGGCTAGTGTCAGCCAAACAAATGAGCGCGACCAAAGTCATTTTGATCCTAACAGCCATTACTTCAGTGGGTGTCGTGATTGGTATATTTTAG
- a CDS encoding PTS mannose/fructose/sorbose/N-acetylgalactosamine transporter subunit IIC — translation METLFIPALLTGIFCYLGAIESPWLFGMSGGFYVVGRPLVAGLLVGLAFNDIQAGVACGLAVQAVFIANLSTGGATNSEITYAAYGGIGLALATTKEPAVAVTLSVFLGQTFGLIFYNTRMAVYSFWNNRAQQAAEHNDTRGIVLNHLFFPQITTFLLRAVPIFLAIFYGSGLVDWLLNHVPEVITKIISVLGGVLPALGIAMLMNIVIKSKIQLIFFFAGFVLLAFAGLSMVALVFISALVAYLYYMAINKPATLAIKESNNSTSNSDVFEDDDLF, via the coding sequence ATGGAAACACTATTTATCCCAGCCTTGCTTACAGGTATATTCTGTTACTTAGGCGCGATTGAATCACCTTGGTTATTTGGTATGTCAGGAGGATTTTATGTTGTCGGCCGTCCTTTGGTTGCAGGTCTTTTAGTTGGTTTAGCCTTTAACGACATTCAAGCGGGTGTTGCTTGTGGTTTAGCCGTTCAAGCTGTTTTTATTGCCAACTTATCAACAGGTGGCGCAACCAATAGTGAAATTACTTATGCGGCTTATGGCGGTATTGGTCTAGCATTAGCAACGACTAAAGAGCCTGCGGTAGCTGTGACCTTGTCAGTATTTTTAGGGCAAACATTTGGTTTAATCTTCTATAATACGCGAATGGCGGTCTATTCATTTTGGAATAATAGAGCACAACAAGCCGCTGAGCACAATGATACACGGGGTATCGTTCTTAATCATCTATTCTTTCCACAAATCACTACATTTTTATTAAGAGCAGTGCCAATATTTTTGGCGATCTTTTACGGTTCAGGTTTAGTTGATTGGTTATTAAATCATGTACCAGAAGTAATAACAAAAATCATCTCAGTATTAGGCGGTGTATTACCTGCATTAGGTATTGCAATGCTAATGAATATTGTCATTAAATCAAAAATTCAGCTTATCTTTTTCTTTGCAGGTTTTGTTCTGTTAGCGTTCGCTGGATTAAGTATGGTTGCGTTAGTGTTTATTTCCGCTTTAGTTGCCTATTTATACTATATGGCAATCAATAAACCCGCTACATTAGCAATCAAAGAATCGAATAATTCGACCTCAAATTCTGATGTATTTGAAGATGATGATCTATTTTGA
- a CDS encoding PTS system mannose/fructose/N-acetylgalactosamine-transporter subunit IIB, which translates to MAITLTRVDDRVIHGQIMTRWTKVRPVDGILVVGDNIAADDLRKRVLKAAAGNLKIGIYTVAQGVEKIQQGMESAKNFFLISDSPQTFEKLLKAGAKLNPVLNIGCMNTRPDTKVLGRTVAIDDKDYQAFDYIESQGITIEFQLLPDDEPKSWSVMKKKYDTL; encoded by the coding sequence ATGGCAATCACATTAACCAGAGTGGATGATCGGGTGATTCATGGTCAAATAATGACACGTTGGACAAAAGTAAGGCCTGTCGATGGCATCTTAGTTGTTGGCGATAATATTGCCGCTGATGACTTACGAAAACGAGTACTAAAAGCAGCTGCTGGCAACTTAAAAATAGGCATTTATACCGTTGCTCAAGGAGTAGAAAAAATCCAGCAAGGCATGGAATCAGCTAAAAATTTCTTTTTAATAAGTGATTCACCTCAAACGTTTGAAAAACTTCTTAAAGCTGGAGCAAAACTTAATCCAGTACTTAATATCGGTTGTATGAATACCAGACCAGATACCAAAGTTTTAGGGCGAACGGTTGCCATTGATGATAAAGACTATCAAGCTTTTGATTATATCGAAAGTCAAGGTATCACCATTGAATTTCAGTTGCTACCCGATGATGAACCGAAAAGCTGGTCAGTTATGAAGAAAAAATATGACACCTTATAG
- a CDS encoding PTS sugar transporter subunit IIA produces MKIVITSHGDLCEGILISYAMIAGDTSHFTVVKLDEKGISDFSVRLNNVLDSLLTSNEFVIVLSDIMGGTPYNETFRYLLANPDKKVFLISGLNLPMLIQAGTASEDESDIHALLDSILQAGQDAISLAPTATINNDDLDF; encoded by the coding sequence ATGAAAATAGTGATCACTTCACATGGAGACTTATGTGAAGGCATTTTAATAAGCTATGCAATGATTGCTGGGGATACATCACATTTTACGGTAGTAAAACTTGATGAAAAAGGGATTAGTGACTTTTCAGTAAGACTAAATAACGTTCTAGATAGTTTACTAACATCAAATGAGTTTGTCATTGTGTTAAGTGACATTATGGGGGGAACGCCCTATAACGAAACATTTCGTTACCTGCTCGCTAACCCTGATAAAAAAGTATTTTTAATCTCAGGATTAAATTTACCGATGTTGATTCAAGCAGGTACCGCATCTGAAGATGAATCAGATATACACGCATTACTTGATTCAATTTTGCAAGCAGGTCAAGACGCTATTTCACTTGCACCAACAGCTACAATCAATAATGACGATTTGGATTTTTAA